One Nocardia huaxiensis genomic window, TCCGGGGCCCCCGCCAGCAGCCGGGCCAGCGCCGGAACATCGAGGGTGGCCAGATCGATCGGCACCACATCGCTCGCGCGCGAGGACGTGCTGTAGGACCCGAAACCCTTGCGGTCGTAGCGAAGTCGTTCACTCTGGGTGCCCGCCGCCCGCTCCACCAGCACATAGCCGGGATAGAGGGAGACCTCGTCGACCATGGTGTCGCCGAAGTGGGCCCGATACGCCTCGATGAAGGCCGCCAGCCCGGGACCGGTGGTCGGATCGGGCAGCGCCACACCGGGATCCGCGACCCGGCCGACACACCCGCCGAGCGCTCCCAGCAGCGCCGCCACCAGAACGACGGCCGCCGCGGCCTGCCAGCGCCGCGACGGCGCGCGCCGATCCGGCCGCACCACGGGCGCGTCCGCGAGATTGCGGGGAATCTGCAGGTCGCCCAACAGCTTGTCCAGATCGCCGAAGGTGCTCGCGCGCATGGCCGCCGCGGTGCGCTGGGCGTGCTCGGCCGCGGTCAGCTCAC contains:
- a CDS encoding DUF1707 SHOCT-like domain-containing protein translates to MTEFRRRIDNRHSGIRVRDTDRVDACALLDAARDEGELTAAEHAQRTAAAMRASTFGDLDKLLGDLQIPRNLADAPVVRPDRRAPSRRWQAAAAVVLVAALLGALGGCVGRVADPGVALPDPTTGPGLAAFIEAYRAHFGDTMVDEVSLYPGYVLVERAAGTQSERLRYDRKGFGSYSTSSRASDVVPIDLATLDVPALARLLAGAPETVGAPGAGLSHVIIEHEQGEDAVVRIYADTSANGGFLEVSTTGEPLAVHPVQR